Proteins encoded within one genomic window of Lampris incognitus isolate fLamInc1 chromosome 19, fLamInc1.hap2, whole genome shotgun sequence:
- the LOC130129913 gene encoding cAMP-responsive element modulator-like isoform X2 has protein sequence MAVTGDETESAATGDVSAYQLRNPSSCLPQDVVMAGVHGPQQPTEDASRRRELRLMKNREAAKACRQRKREYMNYLETRISILEKENMTLKAKMQYQNVHSI, from the exons ATGGCTGTAACTGGAGATGAGACAGAATCTG CGGCTACAGGGGACGTGTCGGCCTACCAGCTGCGGAATCCTAGCTCTTGTCTGCCACAGGATGTGGTGATGGCCGGTGTGCATGGCCCCCAGCAGCCTACCGAGGATGCCTCACGAAGGCGGGAGCTCCGCTTGATGAAGAACAG GGAGGCTGCCAAAGCATGCAGGCAGAGGAAGAGGGAGTATATGAACTACTTGGAAACTCGCATCAGCATACTGGAGAAGGAAAACATGACGCTAAAAGCTAAGATGCAGTACCAGAATGTACACAGTATATGA
- the LOC130129913 gene encoding cAMP-responsive element modulator-like isoform X1 has translation MAVTGDETESAATGDVSAYQLRNPSSCLPQDVVMAGVHGPQQPTEDASRRRELRLMKNREAARECRRKKKEYVKCLENRVAVLENQNMTLIEELRALKDIYQQKAE, from the exons ATGGCTGTAACTGGAGATGAGACAGAATCTG CGGCTACAGGGGACGTGTCGGCCTACCAGCTGCGGAATCCTAGCTCTTGTCTGCCACAGGATGTGGTGATGGCCGGTGTGCATGGCCCCCAGCAGCCTACCGAGGATGCCTCACGAAGGCGGGAGCTCCGCTTGATGAAGAACAG GGAGGCTGCCCGGGAATGCCGGCGAAAGAAGAAAGAATATGTCAAATGTCTTGAAAATCGCGTGGCAGTGCTTGAAAATCAAAACATGACACTGATTGAGGAGCTTAGAGCCTTAAAAGACATCTATCAACAAAAAGCCGAATGA